The DNA region ATCACCGACCGGCCTCCAAGAACAGCCGGGGGCGGGCGCCCTGTTCGGGTGCCCGCCCGCGGAGTCGGTCAGGGGGTGCCGGTCAGGAGGCGGCGGCCTCGGCCTGGATGCCCTGGAGGGCCGCCACCAGGGAGTCGACGTCCTGCACGGTGTTGTACAGGGCCAGCGAGGCCCGGGCCGCCGCCTGCAAGCCGTAGGCGGCGAGGGCGGGTTGGGCGCAGTGGTGGCCGGCCCGGACGGCGATGCCCTGCTGGTCGAGCGCCCCGGCGAGGGCGATCGGGTCGGTGCCGGCGAGCAGGAAGGTGAGCACTCCGATCTTGCCCGGGGCCTCGCCGATCAGCCGCAGGCCGGGCACGGTCCGCAGCGCGGTGGTGGCGTAGGCGGTGAGCTGCTCCTCGTGGGCGGAGGCGGCCTGGCGGTCCAGGCCGGAGAGGTACCGCAGGGCCGCCCGCAGCCCGGCCACCCCGCCGATGTGGCCGGTGCCGGCCTCCAGGCGGTGCGGGACGGGGGCGTAACTGGTCTCCTCGAAGCTCACCGAGTCGATCATGTTGCCGCCGCCCTGCCACGGCGGCATGGCCTCGAGCAGCTCCCGCTTGCCGTACAGCGCGCCGATCCCGGTCGGGCCGAAGACCTTGTGGCCGCAGAAGGCGTAGAAGTCGGCGTCCACAGCGGTGACGTCCACCTGGAAGTGAGCCACCGCCTGGGCGCCGTCGACCAGCACCTTGGCGCCGTAGCGGTGGGCGAGCGCGGTCATCTCGGCCACCGGCGGGACGGTCCCCGGCACGTTCGACGCGTGGGTGAGCGCCACCAGCCTGGTCCGGAAGCCGAGCAGGTCCCGGTAGGCGTCCTGGTCCAACTGCCGTCCGGGAGCAGCGGGATCGGGACGATCCGGGCCCGGCGCTCCTTGGCGATCAGTTGCCAGGGCACCAGGTTGGAGTGGTGCGCGGCGGCGGAGACCAGGATCTCGTCGCCGACGCCGAGGTTGGCGCGCCCCCAGGTCTGGGCGACCAGGTTGACGGCCTCGGTGGTGCCCCGGACGAGGGCACGCGGGTGCGGTCGGGCCTCGGTCACCCCTGCGGCGCGGCGGGCAGCGCCCGCAGCCGGCTGACCGGGGAGACGAGCAGCCCGACCACCACGGCGGCGGAGCCGACCGCCGCGACGATCAGCGCGCCCCGGGCGCCTAGTTGACCGGTGAGCAGCCCGGCGGCGAGGCCGCCCAGCGATCCGCCGCCGAACAGCAGGGTCCGGAAGGCCGCCGTCATCCGCCCCATCATCGACTGGGGCGTGACGGCCTGGCGGAGGCTGACGATGATCACCCCCGCCACGCCGAGGCCGAGGTAGGTGGTGAAGAAGGACAGCACGAACATCCCGATCATCACCGGCCGCGGCCCCGCGGCGGCGGGGATCAGGCCCGGGCCCAGCAGCAGCGCCGACTGGCCGACCAGGTAGACCCGGCCGAGCGGGAAGCGGGCGATCACCCGCCGGGCGATCAGCGCGCCGATCAGTCCGCCGACGGAGGCCGTCGAGAAGACCGCGCCGATCGTCCCGTCGCCGAGGCGGAGGTCGTGGTGGCCGTAGAGCAGGAACATCGTCCACACGGTGATCATCGAGAAGTTGCAGCAGAAGCCGATCAGCGCGAGCGAGCGCAGCACCCGGTCCCGCATCACCCAGCCCATGCCGTCCTTGAGTTCGCGCCACAGGTGCCGCTCGGCGGCCGGTTCCGGGGCGGGCTCCGTGGTGCGGATCGACAGCAACGAGACCAGGGACACCAGGTAGGAGCAGGCGTCGACGAGCACGGCCACGGGCGCGCCGACCGCCGACACCAGGACGCCGCCCAGCCCGGGCCCGGCGACGTCGGCGGCGGAGGAACTGGTGCTCATCCTGGCGCTGGCCTCGACGTAGTGCTCGGGGCCCCGCACCAGCACCGGCACGTAGGACATCCAGCTGACGTCGAACACCACCGAGGCGATGCCGACCGTACAGGCGATCACCATCAGCACGGGCAGGTCGAGCGCGTGCCACCAGTAGAGCAGCGGCACCAGGGCCAGCAGGACCAGCCGGACCAGGTTGGCGCCGAGCATGACCGGCCGCCGCCGGTGCCGGTCCGCCCACACGCCGATGACCAGGGCGAGCCCGAGGTAGGGGACGAGCTGCAGGAAGCGCAGCAGTCCGACCTGTTCGTCGGTCGCGCCGAAGGCGCCGATGGCGGTGAGCGGAAGGGCGAGGTTGGTGACCTGGGTGCCGAGCAGCGAGACCGTCTCGCCGACCCAGAACCGGAGGAAGTCGTGGTTGTGCCACAGGCTCTGCCGCGCGGGTTCGGTGCTCGGCGGGGACGGGGCCTGGGTCGTCCCGGTCATCGGGCGCTCCTCGCCAGCTCGGCCACCGTGCCGGCCACCGCGTCGACCTCGTCCTCGGTGTTGTAGTAGTGCGGCGACAGTCGCAGGCACCACTCCACCTCCTTGTCGGTGAAGTCGAACTGCGCGAACTCCCGGTAGCTGAGGGCGGAGTTGATGCCGTGAGCGTCCATCGCCGCCTTGAACGGCGCGGCCTGCCAGCCCTCGATGGTGAAGGTGACCAGGGCGGCCGGCGCGGGCCCGCCGTCGAGCGCGCGGACACCGGGGACGGCGGCCAGCCGCTCGCGCAGCCGGCCGGCCAGCGCGGGGGTGCGCCGGGCCACCGGCTCCAGGCCGACCCGCAGCGCGTAGCGGACGGCGGCGGCGCAGCCGAGGACGGTGGCGTACGGGAACTCCCACTCCTCGAACCGGGCCGCCGTGTCGACCGGCCGGTAGTAGCCGGGGGCGACCCAGCGCGCGCCGTGCATGTCGATGTGGAGCGGCTCGTACCCGGCCGTCAGCACCCGGTCGGAGACGTAGAGGAAACCCGAACCGCGCGGGCCGCGGAGGAACTTGCGGCAGGTCGCGGTGAGCAGGTCGCAGCCGATCGCCTCGACGTCGATCGGGTACTGGCCGACCGACTGGCAGGCGTCGACCAGGTACAGCAGGTCGAGTTCCCGGCAGTGCCGGCCGATCTCGGCGACCGGCTGGACCAGCCCGGAGTTGGTGGGCACGTGGGTCACGGCGACCAGGCGCGGCCGGTGGGCGCGCATCAGCGCGGCCATGGCCTCGACGTCGACGCCGCTGCCGTCGGGATGGTCGGGGGCGTGCACGATCCGGACGCCGTGGCGCTTGCGCAGGGACAGGAAGGCGATCTGGTTGGACACGAAGTCGTTGCGGGTGGTCAGGACGACGTCCCCGGGCCGGAAGTCGATCGCGGACAGGGCCTTGGTGTACGCGTGGGTCGCGCTCGCGGCGAAGGCGAGGTTGCCGGGGCGGGTGCCGAGGAGTTCGGCGAGCGCGGCGTAGAAGTCGGCGACCTCGGCGGCGCGGGCGGCGGCGGCCTCGTAGCCGCCGATGCCCGCCTCCAGGCGCAGGTGGTCGAGCACCGTCTCCAGGACCGGACGGGCCATCAGTCCGGCGCCGGCGTTGTTGAAGTGGATCACCGCCTCGCAGCCGGGGGTGTCGGCCCGGAGGGCGGCGAGGTCCAGGACCGGTTCCTGGCTTGGGTTCAGGAACGGTTTCCGGCTGAGGTCCAGGACCGGTTCTCGGCCGGGGTTCAGGAGCGGTTCCGGGCTGGAGGCGAAAGCGCTATTCTCGTTCTTCATGTCTGACAGTAGCAGTATCGAGACCCTGGTGGCGATCCTCCGGACGGAGATCGCCCGCCTCTCCCCGGGCGACCGCCTGCCCAGCAGCCGGGACCTGATCACCCGTCACGGAGTCGGGCCGGTCACCGTCTCCCGGGCGATCGCCCTGCTCGCCGCCGAGGGCGCGGTGGTGACCCGGCCCGGGAGCGGCACCTACGTCGCGGCCCGCCGCCCGCCGACC from Kitasatospora cathayae includes:
- a CDS encoding aminotransferase class V-fold PLP-dependent enzyme, which produces MKNENSAFASSPEPLLNPGREPVLDLSRKPFLNPSQEPVLDLAALRADTPGCEAVIHFNNAGAGLMARPVLETVLDHLRLEAGIGGYEAAAARAAEVADFYAALAELLGTRPGNLAFAASATHAYTKALSAIDFRPGDVVLTTRNDFVSNQIAFLSLRKRHGVRIVHAPDHPDGSGVDVEAMAALMRAHRPRLVAVTHVPTNSGLVQPVAEIGRHCRELDLLYLVDACQSVGQYPIDVEAIGCDLLTATCRKFLRGPRGSGFLYVSDRVLTAGYEPLHIDMHGARWVAPGYYRPVDTAARFEEWEFPYATVLGCAAAVRYALRVGLEPVARRTPALAGRLRERLAAVPGVRALDGGPAPAALVTFTIEGWQAAPFKAAMDAHGINSALSYREFAQFDFTDKEVEWCLRLSPHYYNTEDEVDAVAGTVAELARSAR
- a CDS encoding MFS transporter, which codes for MTGTTQAPSPPSTEPARQSLWHNHDFLRFWVGETVSLLGTQVTNLALPLTAIGAFGATDEQVGLLRFLQLVPYLGLALVIGVWADRHRRRPVMLGANLVRLVLLALVPLLYWWHALDLPVLMVIACTVGIASVVFDVSWMSYVPVLVRGPEHYVEASARMSTSSSAADVAGPGLGGVLVSAVGAPVAVLVDACSYLVSLVSLLSIRTTEPAPEPAAERHLWRELKDGMGWVMRDRVLRSLALIGFCCNFSMITVWTMFLLYGHHDLRLGDGTIGAVFSTASVGGLIGALIARRVIARFPLGRVYLVGQSALLLGPGLIPAAAGPRPVMIGMFVLSFFTTYLGLGVAGVIIVSLRQAVTPQSMMGRMTAAFRTLLFGGGSLGGLAAGLLTGQLGARGALIVAAVGSAAVVVGLLVSPVSRLRALPAAPQG